The following proteins are encoded in a genomic region of Pirellulales bacterium:
- a CDS encoding DUF4082 domain-containing protein — translation MRWFRSNRNLPSRRQSAPRKTRLFFERCESRQLLSTNTSAGMVTYHNDNSSTGQNLTETQLSPSNVNSTEFGKLYTAVVDGQVYAQPLYLSGVNVTGGSSMGVHNVVYVATEHDSLYAIDSNSGAVLWRVSFINPAAGITTVPSGDVASTDLAPEIGITATPVIDAASGTLYLISKTKQTSGSQLHYVQTLYAIDVASGALKGSTVIADTIATNPGNIKTSAYTYVSGPAVNGSGDGSVNGVVHFNALRQLERPGLTLANGSIYMAFASHGDNGPYHGWVLSFNEQTLVLNGVFNTTPSGSEGGIWQSGDSVAVDAQGALYVETGNGTFDTTMNAGGMPIHGDYGDSFIKIVVDPTTSATSQNVNGWGLKAVDYFTPFNQATFDAHDTDLGSGGPILLPDSAGSSAHPHLLVGGGKEGRIYLIDRDNMGRFSATTDHVVQEQTSAVGPIFDTPAYFSNGTTNYIYYGAVGDSLKAFTVANASFSKAAVMHSSDTLAFPGATASVSANGASGGIVWDVDHGTNQLRAYDANNLANELYTSAQAAGSRDALGSTTKFSVPTVINGEVFVGTGNSLVIYGLFPPPQLGPGPYSLWTTSTVPGWIDNPDGNAVELGMKFRSDDDSYISGLRFYKSTNNTGVHVADLWTSDGMLLATATFSGETASGWQTVYFAQPVAIKANTVYIASYHTDTGNYSDNIGYFTSGLNNGPLHAPANGVSGPNGVYAYGASGSFPTSTYNASNYWVDVLLTSLVNSVTPTNGAAGVAIDSSITVRFNAPMNSATVNSNTILLQDSSGNAVGTQVNYDTTSMTATLMPQSSLVKGRSYTVIVVVGANGVADQDGNTLTSNFSSAFTTVAPPIPLGPGPFSIWSNSTTPSVIDNPDSQAVELGVKFRASGDGYITGIRFYKSTKNTGTHVGNLWASDGTLLATATFTSESASGWQTVTFAQPVAIKAGTTYIASYHTNAGNYADDIGFFSSKSVTNGPLTALADGTDGPNGVYQYGASSAFPSNTYSGSNYWVDVVLTSLVNSITPANKATGVATGATVQIKFNAAVDPTTLTSSTLSLRNSSNTVVATSIGYDANSQTATLTPQAALANSATYSVVVKGGAAGVTDIIGDQMASDLISTFTTAVSVMSQTTTSIWSTSTVPTWIDNPDPNAVELGVKFRSDVDGFITGIRFYKSANNTGTHVGNLWASDGSLLATATFSGESTSGWQTVTFSQPVAIKANTTYIASYHTNSGNYSDNIGYFASGSITNGPLHALGDGVDGPDGVYHYGAGGVVPSDTYHASNYWVDVLFTTP, via the coding sequence ATGCGTTGGTTTCGCTCGAATCGGAATCTCCCTTCGCGACGGCAGAGCGCCCCACGGAAAACCCGACTCTTCTTTGAGCGGTGCGAATCGCGCCAGCTGCTATCGACCAACACGTCGGCCGGCATGGTCACGTATCACAACGACAATTCCAGCACCGGCCAGAACCTGACCGAGACACAGCTTTCACCCAGCAACGTCAACTCGACGGAGTTCGGCAAGCTCTACACGGCGGTCGTCGATGGGCAGGTTTACGCCCAGCCGCTGTACCTGTCGGGCGTAAACGTCACGGGCGGCTCGTCGATGGGGGTTCACAATGTGGTTTACGTGGCGACCGAGCACGACAGCCTGTACGCCATCGATTCGAACAGCGGCGCCGTGTTGTGGAGAGTCAGCTTCATCAATCCGGCGGCGGGGATTACCACAGTTCCAAGCGGTGATGTTGCGAGCACGGACCTTGCGCCGGAAATCGGTATCACCGCCACGCCCGTGATCGACGCGGCATCCGGCACGCTCTATCTGATTTCCAAGACCAAACAGACGTCGGGCAGCCAACTCCATTATGTCCAAACGCTTTACGCGATCGACGTTGCCAGCGGCGCACTAAAGGGCTCGACGGTGATCGCCGACACGATCGCCACCAATCCGGGCAATATCAAGACCAGCGCTTATACCTACGTCAGCGGTCCGGCCGTCAACGGATCGGGCGATGGCAGCGTTAACGGCGTCGTGCATTTCAACGCCCTGCGACAGCTCGAGCGTCCGGGGCTGACTTTGGCCAATGGCAGCATCTACATGGCCTTTGCGTCACACGGCGACAACGGTCCCTATCACGGCTGGGTGCTCAGCTTCAATGAGCAGACGCTGGTATTGAACGGCGTTTTCAACACCACTCCCAGCGGCAGCGAAGGGGGCATCTGGCAATCCGGCGACTCCGTGGCCGTCGACGCCCAAGGGGCGCTTTACGTCGAGACCGGCAACGGCACTTTTGACACCACGATGAACGCGGGCGGCATGCCGATTCACGGCGACTACGGCGATTCATTCATTAAGATCGTCGTCGATCCGACGACCAGCGCGACGAGCCAGAACGTCAATGGTTGGGGGCTGAAGGCGGTCGACTACTTTACACCCTTCAATCAGGCAACGTTCGATGCCCACGACACCGATCTCGGCTCCGGCGGACCGATCCTGCTGCCCGATTCGGCCGGCAGCTCGGCCCACCCGCATCTTTTGGTTGGCGGCGGCAAGGAGGGCCGGATCTACCTGATCGACCGCGACAATATGGGCCGCTTCAGCGCCACAACCGATCACGTTGTGCAGGAACAAACTAGTGCGGTCGGACCGATCTTCGACACGCCGGCGTATTTCAGCAACGGCACTACAAACTACATTTACTATGGAGCGGTCGGCGATTCGCTCAAGGCGTTCACCGTGGCCAACGCTTCCTTCTCGAAGGCCGCGGTCATGCATTCCAGTGACACGCTCGCGTTCCCCGGCGCCACCGCGAGCGTATCCGCTAACGGCGCGTCCGGCGGAATTGTGTGGGACGTGGATCACGGCACGAATCAACTGCGGGCTTACGATGCGAATAACCTGGCGAACGAACTTTACACCAGCGCGCAAGCAGCGGGCAGCCGCGACGCGCTGGGATCAACGACAAAATTCTCCGTGCCGACAGTGATCAACGGCGAGGTGTTTGTCGGCACCGGCAACAGCCTGGTGATTTACGGGCTGTTTCCGCCGCCGCAGTTGGGACCGGGACCCTATTCACTTTGGACTACGTCGACAGTTCCCGGCTGGATTGACAATCCCGATGGCAATGCCGTTGAGTTGGGCATGAAATTTCGCTCGGACGATGACAGCTATATCAGCGGCCTCCGCTTTTACAAGAGCACGAACAACACGGGCGTTCACGTCGCCGATCTTTGGACCAGCGACGGCATGCTCCTAGCCACGGCCACGTTCAGCGGCGAGACGGCCTCGGGCTGGCAGACCGTTTACTTTGCTCAGCCCGTGGCGATCAAGGCCAACACGGTCTACATCGCCTCGTATCACACCGACACGGGCAACTACTCGGACAACATTGGCTACTTTACATCTGGCCTGAACAACGGCCCGTTGCACGCGCCGGCCAACGGCGTGAGCGGCCCGAACGGCGTTTATGCCTACGGCGCGTCGGGCAGTTTCCCGACGAGCACATATAACGCGAGCAATTATTGGGTCGACGTGCTGCTCACTTCGTTGGTGAACTCCGTCACGCCGACCAATGGCGCGGCCGGAGTGGCCATCGACTCGTCCATCACAGTGCGGTTCAACGCCCCAATGAACTCGGCCACGGTCAATTCGAATACAATCCTGCTGCAAGATTCCTCGGGCAACGCGGTCGGCACGCAAGTCAACTACGACACAACCAGCATGACGGCGACGCTCATGCCTCAATCATCACTGGTCAAAGGAAGGAGTTACACGGTGATCGTCGTCGTCGGCGCCAACGGTGTTGCCGACCAGGACGGCAACACGCTCACAAGCAATTTCAGTTCCGCCTTCACGACCGTTGCCCCGCCGATTCCGCTGGGGCCTGGTCCATTCAGCATTTGGAGCAACTCGACGACGCCGTCGGTGATCGATAATCCGGACAGTCAGGCCGTGGAACTGGGAGTGAAATTCCGTGCCTCGGGCGACGGGTACATCACGGGAATCCGCTTTTACAAGAGCACGAAAAACACGGGAACTCACGTCGGCAATCTCTGGGCCAGCGACGGCACCCTCCTGGCGACTGCCACGTTCACGAGTGAATCGGCCTCCGGCTGGCAAACGGTCACTTTCGCGCAGCCGGTGGCGATCAAGGCGGGCACGACGTATATTGCCTCGTACCACACCAATGCGGGCAACTACGCCGACGACATCGGTTTCTTCTCGTCGAAATCCGTGACCAACGGGCCACTTACTGCGCTGGCCGATGGTACTGACGGCCCGAACGGCGTTTATCAATACGGTGCGTCGAGCGCATTCCCATCGAACACCTATAGCGGCAGCAACTATTGGGTCGACGTGGTGCTTACATCGCTAGTTAACTCGATCACGCCGGCCAACAAGGCGACCGGAGTGGCAACCGGCGCGACCGTGCAGATCAAGTTCAACGCGGCAGTGGACCCGACGACGCTCACCTCAAGCACGCTGTCGTTGCGAAATTCGTCGAATACTGTCGTCGCCACATCAATCGGCTACGACGCGAACAGCCAAACCGCCACGCTCACGCCGCAGGCCGCGCTCGCCAATAGCGCAACCTACTCGGTCGTCGTCAAAGGAGGCGCGGCAGGCGTAACGGATATCATTGGCGACCAGATGGCGAGCGATTTGATCTCGACCTTCACGACCGCCGTTTCCGTGATGTCGCAAACCACCACGAGCATCTGGAGCACTTCAACCGTGCCAACCTGGATCGATAATCCCGACCCGAACGCCGTTGAGTTGGGTGTGAAGTTCCGCTCGGATGTGGACGGCTTCATCACCGGCATCCGCTTCTATAAAAGTGCGAACAATACCGGCACGCACGTCGGCAATCTGTGGGCCAGTGATGGGTCGCTCTTGGCGACCGCTACCTTCTCGGGCGAATCGACCTCCGGCTGGCAGACGGTGACCTTCTCGCAGCCAGTTGCGATCAAGGCCAACACAACCTACATCGCCTCCTACCACACCAACAGCGGAAACTATTCCGACAACATCGGCTACTTCGCAAGCGGCAGCATCACGAATGGCCCGTTGCACGCGCTGGGCGACGGCGTCGATGGCCCCGATGGCGTCTATCACTACGGCGCGGGCGGCGTTGTGCCCAGCGACACGTATCACGCCAGCAACTATTGGGTTGACGTGCTCTTCACGACTCCGTAA
- a CDS encoding ATPase, T2SS/T4P/T4SS family — protein sequence MATLAGDFTEILIRKRIISSDQLAEAKRLAKESGKKVADELIRLGYASGDEVMRAVAQEHGLDFVNLKEVVIPPSVVELVPESLARENAILPMSEEDGSLKIIMSDPLDYDTREKIRFIVNRNIDVALAPKESIIDAINRHYGQVDGESADSMLQEFTDTAIDFTETAEETVRPDEAVDESSAPIVRLVHLLISEAVQLRASDIHVEPFENRVRIRYRIDGVLVERDSPPRRLLGALLSRIKILAKMDIAERRRPQDGRIKITVGEKELDLRVSVLPSNHGQSVVMRLLDKDNIRVGVRQLGLSEGDFRSFRNLIRRPNGIVLVTGPTGSGKTTTLYAALNELNRPDVKIITAEDPVEYYLPGINQVEVKHGIGLDFALIIRSMLRQAPNVILVGEMRDNETANMGIQASLTGHLVFSTLHTNDAPGAITRMIDMGVPAYLVSSSIIAVLAQRLVRVICTKCKQPFTPPDSVLDAAGITPEMAVGASFSKGKGCTHCQRTGYRGRLGIFELMLMSSRIRELAFEGAPTQAIRKAAIAQGMTTLYSDGILKVLKGITTIEEVFRVAKKTEEH from the coding sequence GTGGCAACCTTGGCTGGCGATTTTACCGAAATCCTGATCCGCAAACGCATTATCAGTTCCGACCAATTGGCCGAGGCCAAACGTCTGGCCAAGGAATCCGGCAAAAAAGTCGCCGACGAATTGATCCGACTCGGATATGCGAGCGGCGACGAAGTGATGCGGGCAGTCGCCCAGGAGCATGGGCTGGATTTCGTAAACCTCAAGGAAGTGGTTATTCCGCCATCGGTCGTCGAGTTGGTTCCCGAGTCGCTGGCCCGCGAAAATGCCATCCTTCCGATGTCAGAAGAAGACGGCTCGCTCAAGATTATCATGAGCGATCCGCTGGATTACGACACGCGAGAGAAAATCCGCTTTATCGTCAATCGCAACATCGACGTCGCACTCGCCCCGAAAGAGAGCATTATCGACGCCATTAACCGCCATTATGGGCAGGTCGATGGCGAAAGCGCCGACTCGATGCTTCAGGAATTCACCGATACGGCGATTGATTTCACCGAAACTGCGGAAGAAACGGTCCGGCCCGATGAAGCGGTCGATGAATCGAGCGCCCCGATCGTCCGGCTCGTGCATCTGCTCATCAGCGAGGCCGTGCAGCTTCGGGCGTCCGATATTCATGTCGAGCCGTTCGAGAATCGGGTGCGAATTCGATACCGGATCGACGGTGTTCTCGTCGAACGGGATAGCCCCCCGCGGCGGTTGCTCGGCGCATTGCTTTCCCGCATCAAGATTCTGGCGAAAATGGACATTGCCGAACGCCGCCGGCCGCAAGACGGGAGGATCAAGATCACCGTCGGCGAGAAAGAACTCGACTTGCGCGTCAGCGTGCTCCCCTCGAACCACGGCCAATCGGTGGTGATGCGGCTCCTCGATAAGGACAATATCCGAGTCGGCGTCAGGCAGTTGGGGCTATCTGAGGGGGATTTCCGCTCGTTTCGCAATTTGATCCGCCGGCCCAATGGAATCGTGCTCGTTACCGGTCCGACCGGCTCCGGAAAGACCACAACGCTATACGCCGCACTCAACGAGTTGAACCGCCCCGATGTCAAGATCATCACCGCCGAAGACCCGGTCGAATACTATCTGCCCGGGATCAACCAAGTGGAGGTAAAGCACGGCATCGGGCTGGATTTTGCACTGATTATCCGCTCGATGCTGCGACAGGCCCCGAATGTGATTCTCGTCGGTGAGATGCGCGACAACGAGACGGCAAATATGGGCATACAGGCCTCTTTGACGGGACACTTGGTTTTCAGTACACTGCATACGAACGATGCGCCCGGAGCTATTACGCGCATGATCGACATGGGAGTTCCCGCTTATCTGGTCTCCAGCAGCATCATCGCCGTGCTTGCACAGCGGTTGGTGCGCGTGATTTGCACCAAGTGCAAGCAGCCATTTACGCCTCCCGACTCGGTCCTCGATGCCGCGGGAATTACGCCAGAGATGGCAGTCGGGGCCTCGTTCTCCAAGGGAAAAGGCTGCACACACTGCCAGCGCACCGGCTATCGAGGGCGGTTGGGGATTTTCGAACTCATGCTGATGTCATCGCGAATTCGTGAATTGGCGTTCGAGGGCGCGCCCACCCAGGCCATTCGCAAGGCGGCGATCGCTCAAGGCATGACCACCCTCTATAGCGACGGAATTCTCAAAGTGCTCAAGGGAATTACCACGATTGAAGAGGTCTTTCGCGTTGCTAAAAAGACGGAGGAGCACTGA
- a CDS encoding mechanosensitive ion channel domain-containing protein: MADIAMTTQTATEGVTRTFEKWNEVLQNSFNQAFHNVIEFAPRLVAMIVVLVVGYIVARLVGRLITLLCEKAGLQKAAEHSGLAQSMQHMGIKRNVSGVVGTIVFWLLMCVFLMAAFNILELTKLSEAMGTVVNYIPKLLVATVVVVVGLLLASFLRGVIATSADRVGISYAEKLASGCYYVLALLTFYTALTQLQLGMDLELFKDLILIAFGATALGFGLAFGLGGREVMGGILAGYYVRQRLQTGDHVSVAGMDGIVREVGPVSTIIETDEHGLLNRHSVPNAKMLNEAVR, from the coding sequence ATGGCAGATATCGCGATGACTACTCAGACGGCCACGGAAGGCGTAACCCGAACCTTCGAGAAATGGAACGAGGTTCTGCAGAACAGCTTCAACCAGGCGTTTCATAACGTCATCGAGTTTGCTCCGCGGCTAGTGGCGATGATCGTGGTCCTGGTGGTCGGCTACATTGTGGCCCGGCTCGTGGGACGGCTGATCACGCTGCTCTGCGAAAAGGCCGGCCTGCAAAAGGCGGCCGAGCATAGCGGCCTGGCCCAGTCGATGCAGCACATGGGGATCAAGCGCAACGTGTCGGGCGTCGTGGGCACGATCGTGTTCTGGTTGCTCATGTGCGTGTTCTTGATGGCGGCGTTCAATATCCTTGAACTCACCAAGCTGTCGGAAGCGATGGGCACGGTCGTCAACTACATTCCCAAGCTGTTGGTCGCCACGGTGGTTGTCGTGGTCGGCCTGCTATTGGCCAGTTTCCTCCGCGGAGTGATCGCCACCAGCGCCGACCGCGTCGGCATCAGCTATGCCGAAAAACTCGCCAGCGGCTGCTACTACGTGCTGGCTCTGCTCACGTTCTATACCGCATTGACTCAACTTCAGCTCGGCATGGATTTGGAGCTGTTCAAGGACCTGATTCTGATCGCCTTCGGCGCGACGGCCCTCGGCTTCGGCCTGGCCTTCGGCCTCGGCGGGCGTGAGGTGATGGGCGGAATCCTGGCGGGCTACTATGTCCGGCAGCGACTTCAGACCGGCGATCACGTGAGCGTGGCCGGCATGGACGGAATCGTTCGCGAAGTCGGCCCGGTCTCGACCATCATCGAAACCGACGAGCACGGACTGCTGAACCGCCACAGCGTGCCGAACGCGAAGATGCTGAACGAGGCGGTGCGCTAG
- a CDS encoding type II secretion system F family protein, with translation MPIYQYEAMDSTGQEIKDMVDAPNEAEAQATIRQMGYFVTKISVKKARKSPTEKKQVTKKKRQFALGGVSSRVRVLFTRQLSILQDAGLPILRSLRILEQQNKPGRFKNCLMDVCDEIEGGATLSEAMSKSPKAFDRLYVNMIKAGEAGGALEVILRRLAEFQERSQSLKRKVKGAMVYPIVVIMVAVGILTFIMIKIVPAFEKIFKDFKQPLPTVTTILISIAHAAYDFWWAIPLIPVAFWLFIKLIRKFNYGREGWDLFTLKVPIFGQMVEKNILARTTRTLGTLVSSGVPILEALNITRETSGNAMFEKLYGRVSDSIREGESIAKPLKEHSRASFNAIALMFWMIFIPVIGGLLYVLRMNQRVVDDLVVNMVDVGEETGELDTMLYKVADTFDEEVAVLTESLTKLMEPLLIIVLGGCVGFIVIALFMPLVSLITSLTGGGK, from the coding sequence ATGCCGATCTACCAATACGAGGCGATGGACTCCACCGGCCAGGAGATCAAGGACATGGTCGATGCGCCCAACGAAGCCGAGGCGCAGGCGACCATTCGCCAGATGGGCTACTTCGTAACCAAGATCTCGGTCAAGAAAGCCCGGAAATCGCCCACCGAGAAAAAGCAGGTCACCAAGAAGAAGCGGCAGTTCGCGCTGGGGGGCGTGAGTTCGCGCGTCCGCGTGCTCTTCACCCGCCAGTTGTCGATCCTTCAAGACGCCGGTCTGCCGATCCTCCGCAGCCTGCGGATTCTCGAGCAGCAAAATAAGCCGGGCCGATTCAAGAACTGCCTGATGGATGTCTGCGACGAAATCGAAGGCGGTGCGACGCTGAGCGAGGCCATGTCCAAATCGCCGAAGGCCTTCGACCGCTTGTATGTGAACATGATCAAGGCCGGCGAGGCCGGCGGTGCGCTCGAAGTCATTCTCCGCCGCCTGGCCGAGTTCCAGGAGCGGTCTCAGTCGCTCAAGCGCAAGGTCAAAGGTGCGATGGTCTATCCGATCGTCGTGATCATGGTCGCCGTCGGCATCTTGACCTTCATCATGATCAAGATCGTCCCGGCCTTCGAAAAGATCTTCAAGGACTTCAAGCAGCCCTTGCCCACCGTCACCACGATCCTGATCAGCATCGCCCACGCGGCCTACGACTTCTGGTGGGCCATCCCGCTCATCCCCGTCGCCTTCTGGCTGTTCATTAAGCTGATTCGCAAATTCAACTACGGCCGGGAGGGATGGGACTTGTTCACGCTCAAGGTGCCGATCTTCGGCCAGATGGTCGAGAAAAACATCCTGGCCCGCACCACGCGCACCCTCGGCACCCTCGTCTCCAGCGGCGTGCCGATCCTCGAGGCCCTGAACATCACGCGCGAGACCTCCGGCAACGCCATGTTCGAGAAGCTCTACGGCCGCGTATCCGATTCGATCCGCGAGGGCGAGAGCATCGCCAAGCCGCTCAAGGAGCATTCCCGCGCCAGTTTTAATGCCATCGCCCTGATGTTCTGGATGATTTTCATCCCGGTCATCGGCGGGCTGCTCTATGTGCTGCGGATGAATCAGCGGGTGGTTGACGATCTGGTGGTCAACATGGTCGACGTCGGCGAGGAAACGGGCGAATTGGACACGATGCTCTACAAAGTCGCCGACACGTTCGACGAAGAGGTGGCCGTGCTCACCGAAAGCCTCACCAAGCTGA
- a CDS encoding type IV pilus twitching motility protein PilT → MGNILIDKLLSACVKQNASDIHLTVGQPPVFRMDGRMRRLETKVLESDDTVALMKSITPDRCQHELAEVGGCDFGFAFGELARFRVSVFKQKGHVAMVLRQIPNKLLTMEQLGTPPVCAKLCMRPRGLFLVTGPTGSGKSTTLASMINFINETVDHHIITIEDPIEFYHSSKKSTVNQREVGVDVPSFSEALRRALRQDPDVILVGEMRDLETIEAAITAAETGHVVFGTLHTTGAQGTVNRIIDAFPTNQQEQVRVQLSSAIIGVLSQALLPKIGGGRIAAYEMLVVTSAIGNLIRENKTFRINSAIQTGQKLGMQLLDDHLFSLWKSEKVTVDEVMIKAQNPDDLSKRIAKAEAGMFDDEEDINRRAKDGKDGEDEDENEGPKRDGVKGK, encoded by the coding sequence ATGGGCAATATTCTCATCGACAAGCTGCTCTCCGCCTGCGTGAAGCAGAATGCCAGCGATATCCATCTGACGGTCGGACAACCGCCGGTGTTTCGCATGGACGGACGAATGCGGCGACTCGAAACCAAAGTGCTCGAGTCCGACGACACGGTCGCCTTGATGAAGAGCATCACGCCCGACCGCTGCCAACATGAATTGGCCGAGGTCGGCGGCTGCGATTTTGGATTTGCCTTCGGCGAATTGGCCCGGTTCCGCGTCTCGGTGTTCAAGCAGAAGGGACACGTGGCAATGGTGCTGCGGCAGATTCCCAACAAACTGCTGACCATGGAGCAATTGGGGACCCCGCCGGTTTGCGCAAAGCTCTGCATGAGGCCGAGAGGGTTATTCCTCGTCACCGGGCCGACCGGCTCTGGCAAAAGCACGACGCTGGCCAGCATGATCAACTTCATCAACGAGACCGTCGACCACCACATCATCACGATCGAAGACCCGATCGAGTTCTACCATTCGAGCAAGAAATCGACGGTCAACCAGCGCGAAGTCGGCGTGGATGTGCCGAGCTTTTCCGAGGCGCTGCGGCGCGCCTTGCGTCAAGACCCGGACGTGATCCTCGTCGGCGAAATGCGCGATTTGGAAACGATCGAGGCCGCCATCACCGCCGCTGAAACCGGCCACGTCGTGTTTGGCACGCTGCACACCACCGGCGCTCAAGGCACCGTGAACCGCATCATCGACGCCTTTCCCACCAACCAGCAGGAACAGGTCCGCGTGCAGTTGTCGAGCGCGATCATCGGCGTGCTTTCGCAAGCGCTGTTGCCGAAAATCGGCGGCGGCCGCATCGCCGCCTACGAAATGCTCGTGGTCACATCCGCCATCGGCAACCTGATTCGCGAGAACAAGACGTTCCGGATCAATTCGGCCATTCAAACCGGCCAAAAGCTCGGCATGCAATTGCTCGACGACCATCTGTTCAGCCTCTGGAAATCCGAGAAGGTCACGGTCGATGAGGTGATGATCAAGGCCCAAAACCCCGACGATCTGTCGAAGCGCATCGCCAAGGCCGAGGCCGGCATGTTCGACGATGAGGAAGACATCAATCGTCGCGCCAAGGACGGCAAGGACGGTGAAGACGAGGACGAAAACGAAGGACCAAAGCGCGACGGCGTAAAGGGCAAGTGA
- a CDS encoding ATPase, T2SS/T4P/T4SS family, producing MALRKFGQVLVDLGFIGDDQLAEIQQEHERNPEESLGRIAEQMGYINDEQLAQALSEQFGLKMIYLAELPIPANVLASVPEAMAQLYRVVPVSLEGNVLTIATCDPQKLSVEDELRTFLGFDIRSAVATERDIQKALDKYYAGGTESVESIVAGMEEDKELQRAAEAAAGDGPIDLTSVEALADSAPVRKLLNMVLLMAIKDHASDLHFEPFEDEFRIRIKADGVLFEMVPPPRHLSFAITTRIKVMADLDIAERRLPQDGRIELNVGGHPVDLRVSVLPTMFGESVVMRVLDRSVISLDLEKTGMDAPTLKQFREVINRPNGIILVTGPTGSGKTTTLYSALTELNSIADKIITTEDPVEYDLDGIIQVPIDPSIGNTFAQCLRSILRQDPDKILVGEIRDTETAEIAVQASLTGHTVFSTLHTNDAPSTITRLRDMGIPPFLITATIEGILAQRLVRRICAHCKEEVMPTAEMLADLELDSTSIAGKKFFRGRGCQHCNRTGYKGRVGLFEMMPVNDDIREMIMNNASTDQLRTAARNEGMVTLRDAGIAAVFDGTTTAEEVIRETILEA from the coding sequence ATGGCACTACGTAAGTTTGGACAAGTTCTGGTCGATCTCGGCTTCATCGGCGACGATCAGCTCGCGGAAATCCAGCAGGAGCACGAGCGGAATCCGGAAGAGTCGCTGGGCCGTATCGCCGAGCAGATGGGCTACATCAACGACGAGCAGTTGGCCCAAGCCCTCTCCGAGCAGTTCGGCCTGAAGATGATCTATCTGGCCGAGCTGCCGATCCCGGCCAATGTGCTCGCCTCGGTGCCCGAGGCGATGGCCCAGTTGTATCGCGTGGTGCCGGTTTCGCTGGAAGGCAATGTGCTGACGATCGCCACCTGCGACCCGCAGAAGCTGTCGGTCGAGGACGAATTGCGAACGTTCCTCGGCTTCGACATCCGCTCGGCGGTCGCCACCGAGCGCGACATCCAAAAAGCGCTCGACAAATATTACGCCGGCGGAACGGAAAGCGTCGAGAGCATCGTCGCCGGCATGGAAGAAGACAAGGAATTGCAAAGGGCCGCCGAGGCCGCCGCCGGCGACGGGCCGATCGATCTGACCAGCGTCGAGGCACTGGCCGACAGCGCTCCGGTCCGCAAGCTGCTCAACATGGTCTTGTTGATGGCGATCAAAGACCACGCCAGCGATCTGCACTTCGAGCCGTTCGAGGATGAATTCCGGATTCGGATCAAGGCCGACGGCGTGCTGTTCGAGATGGTCCCCCCGCCGCGGCATCTGTCGTTCGCGATCACCACCCGCATCAAGGTCATGGCCGACCTCGACATCGCCGAACGCCGGCTCCCGCAAGACGGGCGGATCGAGCTGAACGTCGGCGGCCACCCGGTCGATCTGCGCGTCAGTGTGCTGCCGACCATGTTCGGCGAGAGCGTGGTCATGCGCGTGCTCGATCGCTCGGTCATTTCGCTCGATCTCGAAAAGACCGGCATGGACGCCCCCACGCTCAAGCAATTCCGCGAGGTAATCAACCGACCCAACGGGATTATCCTCGTCACCGGGCCGACCGGATCGGGAAAAACCACCACCTTGTATTCGGCGCTGACCGAGCTGAACTCGATCGCCGATAAGATCATCACGACCGAGGACCCGGTCGAATACGATCTCGACGGCATCATTCAGGTGCCCATCGATCCGTCGATCGGCAATACGTTCGCTCAGTGTTTGCGGTCGATCCTCCGCCAAGACCCGGACAAAATCCTCGTCGGCGAAATTCGCGACACGGAAACGGCCGAGATCGCCGTGCAAGCCTCGCTCACCGGGCACACGGTCTTCAGCACGCTGCACACCAACGACGCGCCGAGCACGATCACGCGGCTGCGCGATATGGGCATCCCGCCGTTTTTGATCACGGCCACGATCGAGGGGATCCTGGCCCAGCGGCTGGTGCGGCGGATTTGCGCCCACTGCAAGGAAGAAGTCATGCCGACCGCCGAGATGCTCGCCGACCTGGAACTCGATTCCACTTCGATCGCGGGCAAGAAGTTCTTCCGCGGCCGCGGCTGCCAACATTGCAACCGCACGGGTTACAAAGGGCGCGTCGGCCTGTTCGAAATGATGCCCGTCAACGACGACATCCGCGAGATGATCATGAACAACGCTTCGACCGATCAATTGCGCACCGCCGCGCGCAACGAGGGCATGGTCACGCTCCGCGACGCAGGAATCGCCGCCGTTTTCGACGGCACGACCACCGCCGAAGAAGTCATCCGCGAAACAATCCTGGAAGCATAA